Sequence from the Rhea pennata isolate bPtePen1 chromosome 16, bPtePen1.pri, whole genome shotgun sequence genome:
GCCTGTGTGAGACCTGGCTCCTCATTGAAGGGAGCTCTGTCATGGTGGGGATGTCAGATGCTAAACTGTCTGTCTGAGATACAGCAATGACTCCCCCTGTTGTTTGTCACCATCCTGCTAATGCACCATGGGTCCATTGACTTGGACCAGCTTCTTGAGCCTGTGGCAAATGCCACAAATACTTAGGAGCGTGGTCCTGATAGCTGGGGTGGCACTGATCTGGGGAAGGCCCACAAGTACCTTGCAAAACCTATATTTAAATGATATTGACAAAGTTGGGCATGATCAAAGGTCTGGGGCAAGGACTCATCTGCCTGTCCCTGTCTATATTAATCACACACAACCCAAGTAGGTTCAGTCTATCCCTGAAGATGCCCAGCTTCTGCTAAAATCAACAGCAAAGTTGCTGTTACTGAAGCACTTAGTGCtgcaaacagaaagcaattaaGGTCCTGAGAGGCTTAGCGAGTTTGTGTATGTGCTTTTGTTAGCTTGTGTCACACAAGGAAATACTGGACAGTGGACCTATTGCTTGTCAATgggaaataaaacagtgaaCTTCATCATGCATCAATGTGTGAGCAGGGATGTGCACAGACAAGCAAATAAAGAATGGTTCTGTATAAAATATCTTCGTAAGACTCCGTTTAATTGCAAGGTCAAGGTCTTCCAGCAACATCTTTAGTGACCCTAGCACTACTGAACTGAATTGATCCTCATGCTGACTGCCAGAAGGAGGTATCTAGATTCACATCCATGCATATATAGGATATAGGATGATATGTTGTCACAAACCTTCACTTGGGTGTCCATCTGTGCATGTGTTCCTTtatgcttctgaaataaaatcaaccAGATTAACTAGAACCATTAATTAAAATCAGTGAATGTAACTTCTCCATTATCCCTGGAGCACATTAGGAACTGCCCTTGAACTCTTTGCTGGCTGACAGGAGAGTCACCAAGCCAGGAGGAGAGGCAAGAATATCGGAAACCCATGGTCAAATCTTTAGGACCCCCCACACATCCCAGTTAGTGTTATATTTGCAGATACTTCCAATAGCATACTTTCTGCAGACAAGAGTGTGTTTGGCTGGCCATAATGGCTTACATGTGTCTGGCTGAATAAATATACAGCTATAGCTCTTTGCCCAACTACTTCTTATTTTCAAGGCTATCCCAATTTAGATGCCTCAGGTCTTGCAGTTTGTATCCAAGAAGGAGCTACAGAGAGTGTTGAAAGCATGGATTTTGAGCAGACAACATAGCATGATGGAAATGTGCCATCAAACTGTACAGCATGGGAGGAAAGCTGTCCTCAAGGAATCTGTTTACCTGTTCACGGCTGTCATATCTGCACACCTCTATATAATGAATGCATTTCAGCTTTGCAAGCATCCAAGAGTGACTGGCAAAGGGATATCCCCCCTTTAAAATGAGTGTGCAAGGGCAGACAGAAAGACTGTCTGAGGGCAGCCACTGGCCTCCCTTGCTGTGCAAAAGTAGCACTGCCAGGTGGTCTTCATGGGGTCATCGATTGCCTAAGACAAATGCTGGGCCATGTCTGCGctggcagcagcatctgcaCACAGCGATGTCCTTCGTGGCTTACCAACGGCATGGGTGTGTTTAACAGCAAGCGGGGCTGCCAGCCAAGGCTCCTGGACTTGCATCTCTCTCTTCGTAAAGCTCCGGAGCAAGAGACTGCCCTGCTATGGAGAACCCTCCGCTGGTGGCCCCAGGCATAGGCTGTCACTGTGCCCAGGCGCTTAGCTCCTGGCAGGCTGGCAGTCGGGGGAATCCTGCCGTGGAGCTGCGCTGCAGGCTGGGCTGGCCTTTGCCCCACTGTGGGCCTTGGAGACCCTCCATGGCCGCTCCGTGCCTCAGCCTCCCCTTGTGCGAGGCAGGAGTGAGGCTGCAGGACAGGGCCATGCACTGCTGGTGCTTGCCCGGGAGAGGGGTAGGACCCCTTCCCCCGTGCAGGGCATTGGTGTAGGGTAAGGCCGTGGGGACCATTGCAGCTGTGCGGGACAATGGTGTGGCGCAGGGCCATGGGGACCATGGGGGGCCATGCAGGACAGCAGCGTGGGGCAGCACCATGGGGACCATGGGGCGCTGTGCAGGatggtgctgtggggcagggctgtgAGGGGCCATGCAGGCTGACCGTGCGGGGCACGGCCATGGGGGTCATGCAGGatggtgctgtggggcagagccaTGGGGGGCCATGCTGGATGGCAGTGTGGGGCGGAGCGACGGGTGCCGTGAGGGCCGGGCAGGACAGcggtgtggggcagggctgtAGGGGCCATCGGGGGCCACGCAGGATGGCTGAGTGGGGTGGAGCCGTGGGGGTCGTGCAGGACAGCGGTGTGGGGCGGGGTAGCGGGGCCTGTGGGGGCCGTGCAGGACGGCGGCGTGGGGCGGAGCCATAAGGGCCGTGGGGGCCGTGCAGGACGGCGGTGTGGGGCGGGGCCGTGGGGGCCGTGCCCCGAGCCCCAGGGCGCAGCGCGTTTCAGACTGGTCCCTCTCGCGGGCCGTAGCCGGGGGCGGAGGGGCTGTAGTCACGTGAAAGCGAAGCGCCGCCACCACTGGCGGAGCGCGGGCGCCTGCGGATGACGCGCTGGAGCGGGCGCGGCCTGGCCGGTgtcggcggcgcggcgcggcgcggcgcgcgggagGATGAGCGGCGCGCGGCGCagggaggagccgccgccgcacgcgcagcagcagcagcagcagctccagcaccaGCACGCGGTGGCCaacggcggcgcggcgctgcgcggctcCGTGTGGAGCAAGGCGCTGCGCAGCGACTCGGCCTGGCAGGACAAGGtgtgcgcggcggcggcgtctgggggcggggcgggagggtGGTGTgagcgggcgccgggggcccgGGCTGGTGCGTGCGAGCTGCGGGCGCCCTCCGCCTTCGCGTCCTGCGCTCTTGGCCCGCCTcctgcggcgggcggcgctgggCTGGCCCGCCTCGGGGGCGCCGGGGGAGGCTGCTCGCCCCCTGCTTGGAGCGtggttgctgctgctgggccgcGACAGGAGGAACTGCAGGCTGCCTGCCCAGTGCCTCGCTTGTCCCGCGGCCCCGTGCCTCTGGCTGGGCTGTCTTCAGGCTACTGGTGAAGTTAAGGTGCGGTTGGGCTGACTCAGAGACTAACCTAAAAGGTGAAGAAAACTGCATTGTAGGAGTAAGGAGCTGCCAGCTGAGCAAAACTGTGGAGGCCCAGGTtagatctggaagaaaaatgtggaaCAAGAACAGGCTTGTGAGAGTTTGTCTGTTACAATGTCGCGGCTTCTTTACATTCCTgaaaccccccaaaacagggCAGTTGTTCAGCTGTCTGTGGTGTGCTTTACTGCCTACTTAGCTAGTCCAGCTCGTGTGCAGAAAAAGATTTGATTTCTACAAAAATCTGTATATGTGCTGAACTTGTATGTTTTGACAGTGTTTCTAAACGTTTGCAACAACAGCAAATCTTCTAAGTATGGTCAAGTGTTTGTCTTCCATAGAGTTTCCAGGGGGAATGTGCAAGTCCAAGTATGTATGTGCTAAGATGACTGATTGAACacttttctgctgctgttcacaGAGCTTGCAGGAATACCGCATACTTTAATAATTCATACCTCTTGAACAAAACCTGTCAGGAATTGGATGAAGCATTCAAAGTTATGGTGGGAGAGCCAGGGTAGGGAGCAGCATATGATGGGCTGTGCCATACCTGGGAAATCCTGCCTTTAGGGATGTTTGAGAAAGGATAGgagcaaaaatgaattttacttAAAGCACGAGTCAGCATGATCCAGCTGCAATACTTGCAGTTGCATCGGCTCCGTGGGAGAACAGGAATGACCACTGTACTGTTGCTATGAAAGAAGATGCAGTTGTAGTAAGCATGAGACAGTTTGCAGTTGGTATGAGCACTGGCTACTGGCAGCACTCACTTTTGCGTAGAAGAGTGCCAAGGGTGGCTATGAAAGTCTTAGAAGTTTAAAGAACGTAGTTTATGTTTTGTTCCACTGAGTTTTTATGGAATTGAGTCTTTATTCATCAAAGGGactagatacttttttttttctgccattagCCAGTCAAGGGACAAAGTTGGgtatttaatttgaaagcagaaatgtcCAAGGTACATGATGTCATAAGCTGCTTTTGTCTACTCTGCATacaataacttaaaaaaaatatgttcagagtgttattttttcatttattaattgtgtgatgctttttaaaaaagaaaatgcagtaaacgccaaaatgttttctgtgctttgtctCCCCAGGATGAGTTTTTAGATGTGATCTACTGGTTCCGGCAGATCATTGCAGTTATTTTGGGAATCATCTGGGGAGTAGTTCCACTGAAGGGATTCGTGGGAATAGCAATGtaagatttatttccttttctgtttcatgtgttttcccacatttatttttcttgtccaTTTTAAAGTCACATTATAAACAGTGGACTGGCCAAATGCAATGTctttctgctgtgcttctcAAATTCAGCATTGCATTCCCAGGCTGTTACTTTTCGTGAACTGTCCTTCATACAAATCAGCCTCTTTCTACCTCATTGAGCTGACTAAtgcttttattgttattatctttattaaaaggaaaagggatggagaaaggaataaaaggtTTGACTGATTGTGAAGTAGGCTGTTCATGACCCCATGAATAGGGTCTATGAGTATGGTGCCTGGGTGGGGCACCCTTCTGGGATGTAGGGACACACACAGGGAAGGGTGACATAGTTCTTATGTTTGGGTCAGGAGCCCTCCTTGGAGAAGGGATTCTGTGAGTAGACAAGAGAGAGCAGCttgtctttgaaaaagaaaagctttcttcaaGACACTAAAGAGGGTAAGTAAAAACAGGCAAAGTGGCACTATTGGCAGTGCTTCTGCAGTTCTGCCAGCTTGCTGAAGTTACTGTTCTTTCAAGCCATGAtgttggg
This genomic interval carries:
- the RAB5IF gene encoding GEL complex subunit OPTI, yielding MSGARRREEPPPHAQQQQQQLQHQHAVANGGAALRGSVWSKALRSDSAWQDKDEFLDVIYWFRQIIAVILGIIWGVVPLKGFVGIAIFCLINAGVLYLYFSSFQQIDEEEYGGTWELTKEGFMTSFALFLVVWIIFYTAIHYD